In Helianthus annuus cultivar XRQ/B chromosome 3, HanXRQr2.0-SUNRISE, whole genome shotgun sequence, a single window of DNA contains:
- the LOC110931500 gene encoding pollen-specific leucine-rich repeat extensin-like protein 4, with the protein MPPRMRGRGRGQGAYVVPNDHEAGPSHMRTPSGSHNTDAQNLWRSFTEPARHSVSQSTSPSIPHSFGPQSKNEPHNSHQSYIPLQGHQSPFDQPSPVFQGLFNPTDYLDVPMGFNPLGPEDHFPGDNAMEVDEDTDPSMPPSGTPNHPIEISDGSPFVGSPYNGPDSFEERFRQHDWVFTPSYHNSPLHQPQHSSPLHLQQQQPQQQQNPSEDFRRDVVTPPPPPPPVLPPPPPRRRGRNAQMSTRGGIRIGTPPHSGSSRYSPLHEEPEMGESSHPVSEVTSAPIAPPPPPQGFGDPIPAFTSAAAYNPFEPTFPPGYNFTEDPYWVAANYNSLNPESTFGGPWTTG; encoded by the coding sequence atgccgccacgtatgagaggaagaggaaggggacaagGAGCGTATGTAGTCCCAAACGACCATGAAGCCGGACCTTCGCACATGCGAACACCTTCAGGCTCCCATAACACAGATGCTCAAAATCTGTGGAGATCATTTACTGAACCCGCAAGGCACTCGGTTTCACAGAGTACCTCACCTTCTATCCCACACTCCTTTGGGCCTCAATCAaaaaatgagccccacaactctcACCAGTCCTATATTCCTCTCCAAGGACACCAATCACCCTTTGACCAACCATCACCTGTTTTCCAAGGCCTGTTCAACCCTACTGACTACCTTGATGTGCctatgggttttaacccacttggaccagaAGACCATTTCCCTGGCGACAATGCGATGGAGGTCGATGAAGATACCGATCCCTCAATGCCACCATCTGGAACTCCGAACCACCCtatcgagatttctgatgggtcacCTTTTGTGGGATCACCATACAATGGTCCCGACAGCTTTGAGGAGAGATTCAGGCAGCATGACTGGGTAtttacccctagttaccataactctccccTGCACCAGCCACAGCACAGCTCCCCCTTGCACCTCCAGCAAcagcagccgcagcagcagcaaaATCCTTCTGAGGATTTCCGGCGTGATGTAGTCactccaccgccgccaccacctccggttttgcctcctccgcctccgaGGCGAAGAGGAAGGAACGCACAGATGTCCACACGAGGGGGAAtacgcatcggcacccctccacattcaggtagcagccgatACTCGCCACTTCATGAAGaaccagagatgggagaatcttcaCACCCCGTCTCAGAAGTAACATCTGCGCCAatcgcaccaccaccaccaccacagggtTTTGGAGACCCAATCCCTGCTTTTACTAGCGCGGCAGCATACAATcccttcgagccgacttttcccccaggttATAACTTTACAGAGGATCCCTACTGGGTAGCTGCGAACTACAACTCTCTCAATCCGGAAagtacttttggaggtccctggacTACGGGATAA